The Strix aluco isolate bStrAlu1 chromosome 1, bStrAlu1.hap1, whole genome shotgun sequence genome has a window encoding:
- the POLR2K gene encoding DNA-directed RNA polymerases I, II, and III subunit RPABC4, translating to MDSQKDVQPPKQQPMIYICGECHTENEIKARDPIRCRECGYRIMYKKRTKRLVVFDAR from the exons ATGGATTCACAGAAGGATGTTCAGCCTCCAAAGCAGCAGCCAATGATTTACATTTGTGGAG AATGtcatacagaaaatgaaataaaggcAAGAGACCCTATCAGATGCAGAGAGTGTGGCTACAGAATAATGTacaagaaaaggacaaaaagat TGGTGGTTTTTGATGCCCGGTGA
- the FBXO43 gene encoding F-box only protein 43 → MSDSHSVMFNILKRNRLTSPTSNFKYANFKDTCCTPVFLDSRCNESVKDPDVEHKEALSVTSLSLLQEHSEHIRANALFPVSSIENEMNSISLSERREANRSTDFSETPKVGRKGSSLRRRLLLSKTVPAGTSVGCCERQASSSGSSRKKIFSCVLSSEEKLSQTASDSPQDTSYKPLITNSSKTEDSNPDCPKRRLSFSQQRTSTLDESKCKDPLLLEPECLSPIQCKDVIVSSANEFSESVLMSVSDGLLRTPMDSVIPEANEGKFLTSINSLVENFNFQLCDINSSPVKLASYPDLSTPEDSGYNSLHLDKSGDSLSDHEGSFQEFLQKRKEGSKTLDSKRKTRKLERVRRLSTLREQGSQSETEDHHGSPSTSVCMLTEERNFVNEDYALVLEEQPSGDLVVSHRDLSRTPALKIVHEICLQRQRSDQNQISENIDGTEMFALEHVLAGLIGKKMGLEKLDILTELKYRNLNHVLAIVLGALTVESLCSIWKVSKNWREIIVQDKSADERRKLYIKHLKEEAGEYFLKAADAATRLNVLNRSALRPVQAQARTPVVQTPPSYIELTPRRCSSVPHSTSRQEEYIKVAKTLFTDEALKPCPRCQYPAKYQLVKKRGLCSREACAFEFCILCLRAFHGSKECNSLSAKRKSKIDAPPGSAQSKRNLKRL, encoded by the exons ATGTCAGACAGTCATTCAGTAATGTTCAATATTCTTAAAAGAAATAGATTAACATCTCCCACCAGCAATTTCAAATACGCCAATTTTAAAGACACATGTTGTACTCCAGTATTTCTGGACAGCAGATGCAATGAGTCAGTAAAAGATCCTGATGTAGAACATAAAGAAGCACTGAGTGTAACAAGTTTATCATTGCTACAAGAGCATTCTGAGCACATTCGTGCAAATGCCCTCTTTCCTGTGTCATCTATTGAGAATGAAATGAATTCTATCTCCTTATcagaaagaagagaagcaaatagaagtacagatttttctgaaactcCTAAAGTGGGTAGAAAAGGTTCCTCACTACGCAGGAGGCTGCTTTTATCTAAGACTGTTCCAGCTGGCACAAGTGTAGGATGCTGTGAAAGACAAGCTAGTTCTTcaggaagcagcaggaaaaaaatattctcttgtgTTTTGAGCTCTGAAGAGAAACTTTCACAAACTGCTTCAGATTCTCCACAAGATACAAGTTACAAACCTTTGATAACTAACAGTTCAAAAACTGAGGACTCCAATCCTGATTGCCCAAAACGGAGACTTTCCTTTTCACAACAAAGGACTTCGACGCTAGATGAGTCCAAATGCAAGGACCCCTTACTGCTAGAACCAGAATGTTTATCTCCGATTCAGTGTAAGGATGTTATTGTTAGTAGTGCTAATGAATTCAGTGAAAGTGTCCTTATGAGTGTTAGTGATGGGTTGCTTAGGACTCCTATGGACAGTGTGATACCTGAGGCCAATGAGGGTAAGTTCCTGACTTCTATCAACAGTCTTGTAGAGAACTTTAACTTTCAACTATGTGATATAAATTCTTCCCCTGTTAAGCTGGCAAGCTACCCAGATCTTTCAACACCTGAGGACAGTGGATATAATTCACTTCATTTGGACAAATCAGGAGACTCATTGTCTGATCATGAGGGATCTTTCCAAGAGTTCTTACAAAAACGTAAAGAAGGTTCCAAAACTCTGGATAgtaaaagaaagacaagaaaacttGAACGAGTTAGAAGGTTATCCACTCTTCGGGAACAGGGCTCACAGTCAGAGACAGAAGATCATCATGGCAGTCCTTCTACTTCAGTGTGTATGttaacagaagaaagaaacttTGTCAATGAAGACTATGCATTAGTTTTGGAAGAACAGCCTAGTGGAGACCTAGTTGTAAGTCACAGAGATCTCTCAAGGACTCCAGCTCTGAAAATAGTTCATGAAATTTGCTTGCAAAGGCAAAGATCAGACCAAAATCAAATATCAGAGAATATTGATGGAACAGAAATGTTTGCATTAGAACATGTTCTTGCTGGACTTATTGGCAAGAAAATGGGCCTTGAAAAATTAGATATTTTAAcagaattaaaatacagaaatctcaACCATGTTCTTGCTATAGTTTTAGGTGCTTTGACAGTGGAAAGTCTATGTAG CATTTGGAAAGTAAGCAAAAACTGGCGTGAAATCATTGTACAAGATAAAAGTGCAGATGAGAGGAGAAAGTTGTACATAAAACACCTGAAAGAAGAAGCTGGG GAATATTTCTTGAAAGCTGCAGATGCTGCCACAAGACTTAATGTTCTCAATAGATCTGCTTTAAGGCCCGTTCAAGCTCAAGCCAGAACTCCTGTAGTACAAACACCACCTTCATACATTGAACTTACACCCAGGAGGTGCAGTTCTGTTCCCCATTCAACTAGTAGACAGGAAGAATACATAAAA GTTGCTAAAACTCTGTTCACTGACGAAGCTCTAAAACCCTGTCCAAGATGTCAATACCCTGCTAAATATCAATTGGTAAAGAAACGGGGGCTGTGTAGCAGAGAGGCATGTGCATTTGAGTTCTGTATTTTATGTCTGCGTGCTTTCCATGGGTCAAAAGAATGTAATAGTTTATCTGCAAAACGTAAGAGCAAAATAGATGCCCCTCCAGGAAGTGctcaaagcaaaagaaatttgaaaagacTTTAA